Proteins from one Haemorhous mexicanus isolate bHaeMex1 chromosome 34, bHaeMex1.pri, whole genome shotgun sequence genomic window:
- the YIPF2 gene encoding protein YIPF2 — protein sequence MDEPRPQDLQEAPEPLSGGSVPVPVPVPEPPEDGDDADTAQLLAGQRQPRGFWTFEYYQAFFDVDTRQVLERIKASLVPVPGKNFVRHRLRNNPDLYGPFWIGATLALALALSADLSQLGPARPGPAHRYRPRFHLVPVALSLVFSYAGLLPLALWGSLRWARGGSGGSGGSFSLLQTLSAFGYSLSGLVPAAVLWALPLAWLRWALLALLALPGATLAVTFWPPLRAGGRGAALAGGAALLALHLLLALGCQLYFLEPLPTAGSGSGGAPTGGDPPLQRLPPLRLRGGWAWGPPGWRGPPPPWPPRTPPKPRWAARPQ from the exons ATGGACGAGCCCCGGCCCCAGG ACTTGCAGGAGGCGCCGGAGCCGCTGTCGGGAGGCTccgtgccggtgccggtgccggtgccggagCCCCCCGAGGACGGGGACGATGCCGACACGGCCCAG CTCCTGGCGGGGCAGCGGCAGCCCCGGGGCTTCTGGACCTTCGAGTACTACCAGGCGTTCTTCGACGTGGACACGCGGCAG GTGCTGGAGCGCATCAAGGCCTCGCTGGTGCCGGTACCGGGCAAGAACTTCGTGCGGCACCGGCTGCGCAACAACCCCGACCTGTACG GCCCGTTCTGGATCGGTGCCACGCTCGCCCTGGCCCTGGCTCTCAGCGCGGATCTGTCCcagctcggcccggcccggcccggccccgcccacCGGTACCGGCCCCGCTTCCACCTCG tGCCCGTGGCCCTGAGCCTGGTGTTCTCCTACGCggggctgctgcccctggcgctctgggggtccctgcgcTGGGcccgggggggctcggggggctcggggggctcctTCAGCCTCCTGCAGACCCTCAGCGCCTTCGGCTACTCCCTGAGCGGCCTCGTGCCCGCCGCc GTGCTGTGGGCGCtgcccctggcctggctgcgctgggccctgctggccctgctggccctgcccggGGCCACCCTCGCTGTCACCTTCTGGCCCCCCCTGCGGGCcgggggccggggggcggcgCTGGCCGGGGGGGCGgcgctgctggccctgcacctgctgctggccctgggctgccag ctctacTTCCTCGAGCCCCTCCCCACGGCGGGATCGGGATCCGGGGGGGCCCCCACGGGGGGGGATCCCCCCCTCCAACGCCTCCCACCCCTCAGGCTGAGGGGGGGCTGGGCCTGGGGACCCCCCGGATGgaggggacccccccccccatggcccccccggaccccccccaaacctcgCTGGGCTGCACGACCCCAATAA